One Nocardia farcinica genomic region harbors:
- a CDS encoding M20/M25/M40 family metallo-hydrolase, translated as MSRSHDLAPVDDATAERLAGALRCATVSGTGERADDSADGEFVRLAAHLEACFPRVHAELELERFGHSRLYRWPGVEPERVSAILLAHQDVVPAGDGWTHPPFAGVVDDGFIWGRGAIDDKSRVLAILEAVEAALAAGVRPRHTVYLAFGHDEEVFGDAGAVLMARRLRDAGVRAELLLDEGGVITEGVADGVSTPVASIMVGEKGYATVRLSVRETGGHSSMPGRQTAVGRIARAVARVQDRPLPLRLTPVIADMLARLRTVMPPARRMLLGAAGVAGPVITRVMAARPQTEALVRTTTAPTVIRGGVKANVLPQHAEALVNFRILPGDSVDGVLAHCRRVIRDRGVTVELVGMASEPSRTERPGPAFDLVARLARQVVPGVAVTSGLVPGATDSRHYDGLAATRCNFAPIVLSEADLATIHGTDERISRVNYARLIEFNRRLIGELAAGPIGEEQR; from the coding sequence ATGAGCAGATCGCATGACCTCGCACCGGTGGACGACGCGACTGCCGAGCGGTTGGCGGGGGCGTTGCGGTGCGCCACGGTGTCCGGGACCGGGGAGCGGGCCGATGACAGCGCCGACGGGGAGTTCGTGCGGTTGGCGGCGCATCTCGAGGCGTGTTTTCCGCGGGTGCATGCCGAGCTGGAGCTCGAGCGGTTCGGGCACAGCAGGCTCTACCGTTGGCCGGGGGTCGAACCGGAGCGGGTGTCGGCGATTCTGCTGGCGCATCAGGATGTGGTGCCTGCCGGGGACGGGTGGACGCATCCGCCGTTCGCGGGCGTCGTGGACGACGGGTTCATCTGGGGGCGGGGGGCGATCGACGACAAGAGCCGGGTGCTGGCGATTCTGGAGGCGGTGGAGGCGGCGCTCGCGGCGGGGGTGCGGCCGCGGCACACCGTCTATCTGGCGTTCGGGCACGACGAGGAGGTGTTCGGGGACGCGGGGGCGGTGCTGATGGCGCGGCGGTTGCGGGATGCGGGGGTGCGGGCGGAGCTGCTGCTGGACGAGGGCGGGGTGATCACCGAGGGGGTGGCCGACGGGGTGTCGACGCCGGTGGCGTCGATCATGGTCGGTGAGAAAGGGTATGCGACGGTGCGGCTCTCGGTGCGGGAGACGGGCGGGCATTCCTCGATGCCGGGGCGGCAGACGGCGGTGGGGCGGATCGCGCGGGCGGTGGCGCGGGTGCAGGATCGGCCGTTGCCGCTGCGGTTGACGCCGGTGATCGCGGACATGCTGGCGCGGTTGCGGACGGTGATGCCGCCGGCGCGGCGGATGCTGCTCGGGGCAGCCGGGGTGGCGGGGCCGGTGATCACGCGGGTGATGGCGGCGCGTCCGCAGACCGAAGCGCTGGTGCGGACCACGACCGCGCCGACGGTCATCCGCGGCGGGGTGAAGGCCAATGTGTTGCCGCAGCACGCCGAGGCACTGGTGAATTTCCGTATCCTGCCCGGTGATTCGGTCGACGGGGTGCTCGCGCACTGCCGCCGGGTGATCCGGGACCGGGGTGTGACGGTGGAGTTGGTGGGGATGGCCTCGGAACCCTCCCGCACCGAGCGGCCGGGTCCGGCGTTCGACCTGGTCGCGCGGCTGGCGCGGCAGGTGGTGCCGGGGGTGGCGGTGACCAGCGGGCTGGTGCCGGGGGCGACGGACTCGCGACATTACGACGGGCTGGCGGCGACCCGCTGCAATTTCGCGCCGATCGTGCTGAGCGAGGCCGATCTGGCGACCATCCACGGAACCGACGAACGCATCTCGCGGGTGAACTACGCTCGCCTCATCGAGTTCAATCGGCGGTTGATCGGCGAACTCGCGGCCGGGCCGATCGGAGAGGAGCAGCGGTGA
- a CDS encoding TetR/AcrR family transcriptional regulator produces MARARGAVQLTVDDWLQAGYTVLAEQGFRALKVDELCRRLGVTKGSFYHHFQDITSFKNALVDSWGDWSDAEHRRMDALAEQPPRERLVAMMGLLVSPRHWTLERAMREWARSDPRAAASVRASDRHARRAVRRAFADHGFDPETAARRAEWTFAIGIGALHLASSPRGGRPSAAERAELVDFLLRP; encoded by the coding sequence GTGGCGCGGGCACGCGGTGCCGTCCAGCTGACGGTCGACGATTGGCTCCAGGCCGGGTACACGGTGCTGGCCGAGCAGGGCTTTCGCGCGCTCAAGGTCGACGAGCTGTGCCGCCGTCTGGGCGTGACCAAGGGCAGCTTCTACCACCATTTCCAGGACATCACCTCGTTCAAGAACGCCCTGGTGGACTCCTGGGGCGACTGGAGCGACGCCGAGCACCGCCGGATGGACGCCCTGGCCGAGCAGCCACCGCGCGAACGCCTGGTCGCCATGATGGGCCTGCTCGTGAGCCCCCGGCACTGGACGCTGGAGCGGGCGATGCGCGAATGGGCCCGCTCCGACCCGCGCGCCGCCGCCAGCGTGCGCGCCTCCGACCGGCACGCCCGCCGCGCGGTGCGTCGCGCCTTCGCCGATCACGGATTCGACCCCGAGACCGCCGCGCGCCGCGCCGAATGGACCTTCGCGATCGGTATCGGCGCCCTGCACCTGGCCAGTTCCCCGCGTGGCGGCCGGCCCTCCGCCGCCGAGCGCGCCGAGTTGGTGGACTTCCTGCTCCGCCCGTGA
- a CDS encoding alpha/beta hydrolase, whose product MSQTKDGSFEGTGSRIAWRAWLPDGPARAAIVLVHGVAEHSGRYVHVGTRLADAGYAVYALDHVGHGKSAGGKANIGSLDGAADNVAGMLDIAAREHPGVPRFLLGHSMGALIVLYLATRAPIDVAGVVVSAPPLEIPVGNPLQKLLAPVLTRLTPNLGVLQLDSSSISRDPAVVAAYDSDPLVYRGKLPARTATEILDGSLTVKRRLGKLTVPTLVLHGTADTLAAPSSADLIERGAAAEDLTVHRYDGLYHEVFNEPEKETVFADLERWLQDHLTTQ is encoded by the coding sequence GTGAGCCAGACCAAGGACGGCTCGTTCGAGGGCACGGGGAGCCGGATCGCCTGGCGTGCCTGGCTGCCCGACGGGCCGGCGCGCGCGGCGATCGTGCTGGTGCACGGGGTGGCCGAGCATTCCGGCCGCTACGTGCACGTGGGCACCCGGCTGGCCGATGCCGGATACGCGGTGTATGCGCTCGACCATGTGGGGCACGGCAAGTCGGCGGGCGGCAAGGCCAACATCGGGTCGCTCGACGGTGCCGCCGACAACGTCGCGGGCATGCTCGACATCGCCGCGCGCGAGCACCCCGGTGTGCCGCGATTCCTGCTCGGGCATTCGATGGGCGCGCTGATCGTGCTGTATCTGGCGACGCGCGCGCCGATCGACGTCGCGGGCGTGGTGGTCTCGGCGCCGCCGCTCGAGATTCCGGTCGGCAACCCGTTGCAGAAACTGCTCGCGCCGGTGCTGACCAGACTGACCCCGAATCTCGGTGTATTGCAATTGGATTCGTCGTCGATCAGCCGCGACCCGGCCGTCGTCGCCGCCTACGATTCCGATCCGCTGGTCTACCGGGGCAAGCTGCCCGCCCGCACCGCCACCGAGATCCTCGACGGCTCGCTGACCGTGAAGCGGCGCCTCGGCAAGCTGACGGTGCCGACGCTGGTGCTGCACGGCACCGCCGACACCCTCGCCGCGCCGTCGAGCGCCGACCTCATCGAGCGCGGTGCCGCGGCCGAGGACCTGACCGTGCACCGTTACGACGGCCTCTATCACGAGGTGTTCAACGAGCCGGAGAAGGAGACCGTGTTCGCCGACCTGGAACGGTGGCTGCAGGACCATCTGACGACCCAGTAG
- the glnA gene encoding type I glutamate--ammonia ligase, producing the protein MDRQKEFVLRTLEERDIRFVRLWFTDVLGYLKSVAIAPAELEGAFEEGIGFDGSAIEGFARVSEADMVARPDPSTFQVLPWATSKGHQHSARMFCDITMPDGSPSWADPRHVLRRQLNKAGDVGFSCYVHPEIEFFLLENGPQDGSPPRPADSGGFFDQAVHDAAPNFRRHAIDALESMGISVEFSHHEGAPGQQEIDLRYADALSMADNVMTFRYLIKEVAIDEGVRATFMPKPFAEWPGSAMHTHMSLFEGETNAFADPDDPDNLSATARAFIAGILEHASEISAITNQWVNSYKRLIHGGEAPTAASWGRSNRSALVRVPMYTPNKASSRRVEIRSPDSACNPYLTFAVLLAAGMRGIEKGYTLPPEAEDDVWSLTSAERRAMGFRELPGTLDEALQAMERSELVAETLGEHVFDFFLRNKRREWADYRSQVTPFELREYLGL; encoded by the coding sequence ATGGATCGCCAGAAGGAATTCGTGCTGCGGACGCTCGAAGAGCGGGACATCCGCTTCGTACGGCTCTGGTTCACCGACGTCTTGGGCTACCTCAAGTCCGTGGCCATCGCCCCCGCCGAACTCGAAGGCGCCTTCGAGGAGGGGATCGGTTTCGACGGATCGGCGATCGAGGGTTTCGCCCGGGTCTCGGAGGCCGACATGGTCGCGCGGCCGGATCCTTCCACCTTCCAGGTGCTGCCGTGGGCCACCAGCAAGGGCCACCAGCACTCGGCGCGGATGTTCTGCGACATCACCATGCCCGACGGCTCGCCGTCCTGGGCCGACCCCCGGCACGTGCTGCGCAGGCAGCTGAACAAGGCGGGCGATGTCGGGTTCAGCTGCTACGTGCACCCCGAGATCGAGTTCTTCCTGCTCGAGAACGGCCCGCAGGACGGCTCACCGCCGCGGCCCGCCGATTCCGGTGGTTTCTTCGACCAGGCGGTGCACGACGCGGCGCCGAACTTCCGCAGGCACGCCATCGACGCCCTGGAATCGATGGGCATCTCGGTGGAGTTCAGCCACCACGAGGGCGCGCCCGGCCAGCAGGAGATCGACCTGCGCTACGCCGACGCGCTGTCGATGGCCGACAACGTGATGACCTTCCGCTACCTCATCAAGGAGGTGGCGATCGACGAGGGCGTGCGGGCCACGTTCATGCCCAAGCCGTTCGCGGAGTGGCCGGGCTCGGCGATGCACACCCACATGAGCCTGTTCGAGGGCGAGACCAACGCCTTCGCCGACCCGGACGACCCGGACAACCTGTCGGCCACGGCCCGCGCGTTCATCGCGGGCATCCTCGAGCACGCCTCGGAGATCAGCGCGATCACCAACCAGTGGGTCAACTCCTACAAGCGGCTCATCCACGGCGGCGAGGCGCCCACGGCCGCGTCCTGGGGCCGGTCGAACCGCTCGGCGCTGGTGCGCGTGCCCATGTACACCCCGAACAAGGCGTCCTCGCGCCGCGTCGAGATCCGCAGCCCCGATTCGGCCTGCAACCCCTACCTCACCTTCGCGGTGCTGCTGGCCGCCGGCATGCGCGGCATCGAGAAGGGTTACACGCTGCCGCCGGAGGCCGAGGACGACGTGTGGTCGCTGACCTCGGCGGAGCGGCGCGCGATGGGCTTCCGCGAGCTGCCGGGCACCCTCGACGAGGCACTGCAGGCGATGGAGCGTTCCGAGCTGGTCGCCGAGACGCTGGGCGAGCACGTGTTCGACTTCTTCCTGCGCAACAAGCGACGCGAATGGGCCGACTACCGCAGCCAGGTGACACCGTTCGAGCTGCGGGAGTACCTGGGTCTCTAG
- a CDS encoding endonuclease/exonuclease/phosphatase family protein: MRMWTMRAVLGLGWCGLLVGIAGIVLHLRGWRSQWPALAASGASYFMLGALVALLLFLIVRGWRSAAVAGVVVAAVVWTQLPAFVPDGRAASGPELRVLQSNLLFGGSDLDAVVGEVRGRGVELLTVQELTPDAAHQLTADLAADLPYHHLEPGPGGAGTGIFSRYPLHDTRKLDGFLLANLSATMDHPQRGPVTVFAVHPVPPPMNFPAWSAEMRRLREVLDVQLGPAVVGGDFNATMDHALFRDLLRGRFASAAELAGAGPLPTWPADRAWGPVIGIDHVLVADGGAGRVESITIPGSDHRAVYAELRLPG, encoded by the coding sequence ATGCGAATGTGGACGATGCGGGCCGTGCTCGGACTGGGCTGGTGCGGTCTGCTGGTGGGGATCGCCGGAATCGTGTTGCACCTGCGGGGCTGGCGGTCGCAATGGCCGGCGCTGGCCGCCTCGGGTGCTTCCTACTTCATGCTCGGCGCGCTGGTCGCGCTGTTGCTGTTCCTGATCGTGCGCGGCTGGCGTAGCGCCGCCGTGGCGGGGGTGGTCGTGGCCGCGGTGGTCTGGACGCAGCTGCCCGCCTTCGTGCCCGACGGCCGGGCCGCGAGCGGGCCGGAACTGCGTGTGCTGCAGTCGAATCTGCTGTTCGGCGGTTCGGATCTGGACGCGGTGGTGGGGGAGGTGCGCGGCCGTGGCGTGGAACTGCTCACCGTGCAGGAGCTGACGCCCGACGCGGCGCACCAGCTGACCGCCGACCTCGCCGCCGACCTGCCGTATCACCACCTCGAGCCCGGCCCCGGCGGCGCGGGAACGGGCATCTTCAGCCGCTATCCGCTGCACGACACCCGGAAACTGGACGGGTTCCTGCTGGCGAACCTCTCCGCGACGATGGACCATCCGCAGCGCGGCCCGGTCACGGTGTTCGCGGTCCACCCGGTCCCGCCGCCGATGAACTTCCCCGCCTGGAGCGCGGAAATGCGCAGGCTGCGCGAGGTCCTCGACGTCCAGCTGGGGCCCGCCGTGGTCGGCGGCGATTTCAACGCCACCATGGATCACGCGCTGTTCCGCGACCTGCTGCGCGGCCGGTTCGCCTCCGCCGCCGAGCTGGCCGGTGCCGGTCCGCTGCCCACCTGGCCCGCGGACCGCGCCTGGGGGCCGGTGATCGGCATCGACCACGTCCTGGTCGCCGACGGCGGCGCCGGGCGCGTGGAGAGCATCACCATCCCGGGATCCGACCACCGGGCCGTGTACGCGGAGCTGCGGTTACCGGGCTGA
- a CDS encoding alpha/beta hydrolase, producing the protein MGLRRGCGVLVAALAVVAAGCTIERGEQAGPMPAAPAGLERFYEQAVPWGPCAGFTDDQVRLPPNAQCARIEVPVDYADPAGPTAQIALSRIPASGAKIGSLLLNPGGPGVSGLDTVAIANQTPLSERFDRVGFDPRGVGASTPAITCLTPPEADAERAERPEDNTPAGIAAAEADNRDYAAKCAQRSGAELLEHVGTREVVQDMDVIRAVLGDPKLTYLGYSYGTKLGSLYAEKFPDRVRALVLDGAVDSSQDPVQESLRQAAGFQRAFDAYAADCARTPDCPLGTDPAQAVARFRELVDPLWERPAATTDPRGLSYNDAITGVTQTLYTDDLWQVLTLGLQELRDGRGDTLLQLADLYDGRRDDGTYRNTQDAFNAIRCVDDPRVTDPAVAARQDTEYRKAAPFLDDGRGTGAAPLELCAAWPVPNSGEPHSISVQGLPTTVVVSTTEDPATPYQAGVDLAAQLGAALVTFRGNRHTAALVAGNECLDSAVIAYLVDLTIPPAGLTC; encoded by the coding sequence ATGGGATTGCGGCGTGGGTGCGGGGTGCTGGTGGCGGCGTTGGCCGTGGTGGCGGCCGGGTGCACGATCGAGCGGGGTGAGCAGGCCGGGCCGATGCCTGCCGCGCCCGCCGGGCTGGAACGGTTCTACGAGCAGGCGGTGCCGTGGGGGCCGTGCGCCGGCTTCACCGACGACCAGGTGCGGCTGCCGCCCAACGCGCAGTGCGCCCGCATCGAGGTGCCGGTCGACTACGCCGACCCGGCCGGGCCGACCGCGCAGATCGCCCTGTCGCGGATTCCGGCGTCGGGAGCCAAGATCGGTTCGCTGTTGCTCAACCCCGGCGGCCCGGGGGTCTCCGGCCTCGACACCGTCGCCATCGCGAACCAGACGCCGCTGTCGGAGCGGTTCGACCGGGTGGGTTTCGATCCGCGCGGCGTCGGCGCCTCGACCCCGGCGATCACCTGCCTGACCCCGCCGGAAGCCGACGCCGAGCGCGCCGAACGTCCCGAGGACAACACCCCGGCGGGCATCGCCGCCGCCGAGGCCGACAACCGCGACTACGCGGCCAAGTGCGCGCAACGCAGCGGTGCGGAACTGCTCGAGCACGTCGGCACCCGCGAGGTGGTGCAGGACATGGACGTCATCCGCGCGGTCCTGGGCGATCCGAAGCTGACCTACCTCGGCTACTCCTACGGCACCAAGCTCGGGTCGCTCTACGCCGAGAAGTTCCCCGACCGGGTGCGCGCCCTGGTCCTCGACGGCGCGGTCGACTCCTCCCAGGACCCGGTGCAGGAATCGCTGCGCCAAGCCGCGGGCTTCCAGCGCGCCTTCGACGCCTACGCCGCCGACTGCGCCCGCACCCCCGACTGCCCGCTCGGCACCGATCCGGCCCAGGCCGTGGCCCGCTTCCGCGAACTCGTCGACCCGCTGTGGGAGCGGCCCGCCGCCACCACCGACCCGCGCGGCCTGAGCTACAACGACGCGATCACCGGCGTCACCCAGACCCTCTACACCGACGACCTGTGGCAGGTGCTCACCCTCGGTCTGCAGGAACTGCGCGACGGGCGCGGTGACACGCTGCTGCAACTGGCCGACCTCTACGACGGCCGCCGCGACGACGGCACCTACCGCAACACCCAGGACGCGTTCAACGCCATCCGCTGCGTGGACGACCCGCGCGTCACCGACCCGGCGGTGGCCGCCCGCCAGGACACCGAGTACCGCAAGGCCGCACCCTTCCTGGACGACGGTCGCGGCACCGGCGCCGCCCCGCTGGAACTGTGCGCCGCCTGGCCGGTGCCCAACTCGGGGGAGCCGCACAGCATCTCCGTGCAGGGCCTGCCCACCACGGTGGTGGTCTCGACCACCGAGGACCCGGCCACGCCCTATCAAGCCGGTGTCGACCTGGCCGCCCAGCTCGGCGCCGCGCTCGTCACCTTCCGCGGCAACCGCCACACCGCCGCGCTGGTGGCGGGCAACGAGTGCTTGGACAGCGCCGTCATCGCCTATCTCGTCGACCTGACGATCCCGCCCGCGGGCCTCACCTGCTGA
- a CDS encoding bifunctional [glutamine synthetase] adenylyltransferase/[glutamine synthetase]-adenylyl-L-tyrosine phosphorylase, protein MVRPPSARSAVPGVGRLGLLDPTAAASLRELGWDNVESIPVLWALSRAPDADLALNTLMRLREALGSDWQRLDSAIRTDTSLRGRLFALLGSSTALGDHLVAEPAAWEVLRRGDLPDRDELLADLLAAVQATPEAGPHAGPMLFRAGIAGPEAVALLRCRYRDQLMLLAALDLAATVENEPVLPYRVVGRHLTDLADAALTAALAVAVARVCKDQPCPVRLAVIAMGKCGARELNYVSDVDVVFVAEPADATATRLAAEMMSVGSQAFFEVDAALRPEGKQGALVRTLDSHLTYYKRWARTWEFQALLKNRPMTGDLELGREYRDAVMPMVWTASERPDFVPEVQGMRRRVEDLVPAELRERELKLGRGSLRDVEFAVQLLQLVHGRVDENLHVASTVDALSALAAGGYVGRDDAANLTASYEFLRLLEHRLQLQRLKRTHTLPADDDEEGMRWLARAAHIRPDGRQDAMGVLRSEIRRNAVRVRRLHAKLFYRPLLEAVVRMDPDALRLSPDAAVRQLAALGYAAPENAFGHLKALTGGVSRKGRIQALLLPTLLEWLGETPNPDAGLLAYRQVSEALDEQTWFLRELRDEGAVAQRLMIVLGSSEFLPDLLINAPETIRMFADGPHGPLLLGPQPEEVARGILTAAARYDDPNRAVAAARSLRRHELARVASADLLGMLEVPQVCRALSSVWVAVLDAALAAVIRAGEAESGEPAPAAFAVIGMGRLGGMELGYGSDADVLFVCEPRPGVDETKAVKWANTVAERVQRLLGAPSTDPPLHVDAGLRPEGRSGALVRTLSAYQAYYGQWAQSWEVQALLRAHQVAGDQELGVRFLHAVDKVRYPAGGVSEDAVREIRRIKARVDSERLPRGADPATHTKLGRGGLADIEWTVQLLQLRHAHEVESLHNTATLETLAAIEKAELLAAEDVALLRDSWLLATKARNALVLVRGKPSDQLPGPGRLLSAVATVAGWPNNDGGSEFLDHYLRITRRARAVVERVFGS, encoded by the coding sequence ATGGTCCGGCCCCCATCTGCCCGTTCCGCCGTGCCCGGTGTGGGCCGGCTCGGCCTGCTCGATCCGACGGCCGCGGCCTCGCTGCGCGAGCTGGGCTGGGACAACGTCGAGAGCATCCCGGTGCTGTGGGCGCTCTCCCGCGCCCCCGACGCCGACCTCGCGCTGAACACCCTGATGCGGCTGCGCGAGGCACTCGGAAGCGATTGGCAGCGGCTGGATTCCGCGATCCGCACCGACACCTCGCTGCGCGGCCGGCTGTTCGCGCTGCTGGGTTCCTCCACGGCGCTGGGCGACCACCTGGTCGCCGAACCCGCCGCCTGGGAGGTGTTGCGCCGCGGTGATCTGCCCGACCGCGACGAGCTGCTGGCCGACCTCCTCGCGGCCGTGCAGGCGACCCCGGAGGCGGGCCCGCACGCCGGACCCATGCTGTTCCGTGCCGGGATCGCGGGCCCGGAGGCGGTCGCGCTGCTGCGCTGCCGCTACCGCGACCAGCTGATGTTGCTGGCCGCGCTCGACCTGGCCGCCACCGTGGAGAACGAGCCGGTGCTGCCGTATCGGGTGGTCGGCAGGCACCTCACCGATCTGGCCGACGCGGCGCTCACCGCGGCGCTGGCGGTGGCGGTGGCGCGGGTGTGCAAGGACCAGCCGTGTCCGGTGCGCCTGGCCGTGATCGCGATGGGCAAATGCGGTGCGCGGGAACTGAACTACGTCAGCGACGTGGATGTGGTGTTCGTCGCCGAGCCCGCCGACGCGACCGCGACCCGGCTGGCCGCGGAGATGATGAGCGTCGGCAGCCAGGCTTTCTTCGAGGTCGACGCGGCCCTGCGGCCGGAGGGTAAGCAGGGCGCGCTGGTGCGCACCCTGGACTCGCACCTGACCTACTACAAGCGCTGGGCCCGCACCTGGGAGTTCCAGGCGCTGTTGAAGAACCGGCCGATGACCGGCGATCTGGAGCTGGGCCGCGAATACCGCGACGCGGTGATGCCGATGGTGTGGACGGCCTCCGAACGGCCCGACTTCGTGCCCGAGGTGCAGGGCATGCGCAGGCGCGTCGAGGATCTGGTGCCCGCCGAACTGCGGGAGCGCGAGCTGAAACTCGGCCGCGGCAGCCTGCGCGACGTCGAATTCGCCGTGCAGCTCTTGCAATTGGTGCACGGCCGGGTGGACGAGAACCTGCACGTCGCCAGCACCGTCGACGCGCTGTCGGCGTTGGCGGCGGGCGGTTACGTGGGCCGCGACGACGCCGCGAACCTCACCGCCTCCTACGAATTCCTGCGCCTGCTCGAGCACCGGCTGCAGTTGCAGCGGCTCAAGCGCACCCACACCCTGCCCGCCGACGACGACGAGGAGGGCATGCGCTGGCTGGCCCGCGCCGCCCACATCCGCCCCGACGGCAGGCAGGACGCGATGGGCGTGCTGCGCTCGGAGATCCGCCGCAACGCGGTGCGGGTGCGGCGCCTGCACGCCAAGCTGTTCTACCGGCCGCTGCTCGAGGCGGTCGTCCGGATGGACCCGGACGCGCTGCGGCTGAGCCCCGACGCCGCCGTCCGGCAGCTGGCCGCGCTCGGTTACGCCGCCCCCGAGAACGCCTTCGGCCACCTGAAGGCGCTCACCGGGGGAGTGTCGCGCAAGGGCCGCATCCAGGCGCTGCTGCTGCCGACGCTGCTCGAATGGCTCGGCGAGACACCGAATCCCGACGCGGGCCTGCTCGCCTACCGCCAGGTGTCGGAAGCGCTCGACGAGCAGACCTGGTTCCTGCGCGAGCTGCGCGACGAGGGCGCGGTCGCGCAACGGCTGATGATCGTGCTCGGCTCCTCGGAGTTCCTGCCCGATCTGCTCATCAACGCGCCCGAGACCATCCGGATGTTCGCCGACGGTCCGCACGGCCCGCTGTTGCTCGGTCCGCAGCCGGAGGAGGTCGCGCGCGGCATCCTCACCGCCGCCGCCCGTTACGACGATCCGAACCGGGCGGTCGCGGCGGCCCGCTCGCTGCGCAGGCACGAGCTGGCACGGGTGGCCTCGGCGGATCTGCTCGGCATGCTGGAGGTGCCGCAGGTGTGCCGGGCACTGTCGTCGGTGTGGGTGGCGGTGCTGGACGCGGCCCTGGCGGCGGTGATCCGGGCCGGCGAGGCCGAATCGGGTGAACCGGCGCCCGCCGCCTTCGCCGTCATCGGCATGGGCAGGCTGGGCGGCATGGAGCTGGGTTACGGCTCCGACGCCGACGTGCTGTTCGTGTGCGAACCGCGGCCAGGCGTCGACGAGACCAAGGCCGTGAAGTGGGCCAACACGGTGGCCGAGCGGGTGCAGCGGCTGTTGGGCGCACCGAGCACCGACCCGCCGCTGCACGTCGACGCGGGGCTGCGACCGGAGGGCCGCAGCGGCGCGCTGGTCCGCACGCTGAGCGCCTACCAGGCCTACTACGGGCAGTGGGCGCAGTCCTGGGAGGTGCAGGCGCTGCTGCGGGCCCACCAGGTGGCCGGTGATCAGGAGCTCGGCGTGCGGTTCCTGCACGCCGTGGACAAGGTCCGCTATCCGGCCGGTGGCGTGTCCGAGGACGCCGTGCGCGAGATCCGCCGCATCAAGGCCAGGGTCGACTCCGAGCGGCTGCCGCGCGGCGCCGACCCCGCCACCCACACCAAACTCGGTCGCGGCGGCCTCGCCGACATCGAATGGACCGTGCAGCTGCTGCAACTGCGCCACGCCCACGAGGTGGAGTCGCTGCACAACACCGCCACGCTCGAGACGCTGGCGGCCATCGAGAAGGCGGAGCTGCTGGCGGCCGAGGACGTCGCCCTGCTGCGCGACTCCTGGCTGCTGGCCACCAAGGCGCGCAACGCACTGGTCCTGGTGCGCGGCAAGCCCTCCGACCAGCTACCCGGCCCGGGCAGGCTGCTCTCGGCGGTCGCCACCGTGGCCGGTTGGCCGAACAACGACGGCGGTAGCGAATTCCTCGACCACTACCTGCGCATCACCCGGCGTGCCAGGGCGGTCGTGGAGCGCGTCTTCGGCTCCTGA
- a CDS encoding 6,7-dimethyl-8-ribityllumazine synthase has product MGTTSSASVAFVRATWHSGIVGKALEGFTAEFADLGFDPAAIDVYEVPGAFEIPLHAQRLARSGRYAAIVAAALVVDGGIYRHEFVASAVIDGLMRVQLDTDVPVFSVVLTPHHFHEHREHIDYFTGHFVTKGAEAARAVATTLASLRSLPAAR; this is encoded by the coding sequence ATGGGAACCACATCCAGCGCATCGGTGGCGTTCGTGCGCGCGACCTGGCACAGCGGGATCGTCGGCAAGGCACTCGAGGGCTTCACCGCCGAGTTCGCCGACCTCGGCTTCGACCCCGCGGCCATCGACGTCTACGAGGTGCCGGGCGCGTTCGAGATCCCGCTGCACGCCCAGCGGCTGGCCCGCAGCGGCCGCTACGCGGCGATCGTGGCGGCGGCGCTGGTCGTCGACGGCGGGATCTACCGGCACGAGTTCGTCGCCTCGGCGGTGATCGACGGGCTCATGCGGGTGCAGCTGGACACCGATGTGCCGGTGTTCTCGGTGGTGCTCACCCCGCACCACTTCCACGAGCACCGCGAGCACATCGACTACTTCACCGGGCATTTCGTCACCAAGGGCGCCGAGGCGGCGCGGGCGGTGGCCACCACGCTCGCCTCGCTGCGGTCGCTGCCCGCCGCCCGCTGA
- a CDS encoding HPr family phosphocarrier protein produces the protein MYYEQVTVAGGLTAVDAEELAQVAGRYRARVTFTAHGRSVHAPVLPYCWDVLRVAAGDTVAVTVEAGPSADEERAALREVAARLGMFAPPQEPKTRSTTALARRVMRR, from the coding sequence ATGTACTACGAACAGGTGACGGTGGCGGGCGGGCTCACCGCCGTGGACGCCGAGGAACTCGCGCAGGTGGCGGGCCGGTACCGGGCGCGGGTGACGTTCACCGCGCACGGCCGCAGTGTGCACGCGCCGGTGCTGCCGTACTGCTGGGACGTGCTGCGAGTGGCCGCGGGCGACACGGTGGCGGTGACGGTCGAAGCCGGACCGAGCGCCGACGAGGAGCGCGCCGCGCTGCGCGAGGTCGCGGCCCGGCTGGGCATGTTCGCCCCGCCTCAGGAGCCGAAGACGCGCTCCACGACCGCCCTGGCACGCCGGGTGATGCGCAGGTAG